One genomic window of Candidatus Angelobacter sp. includes the following:
- a CDS encoding PA domain-containing protein, translated as MRKHLFKNIAAGLLLAASAHAATATFDLNTDPTGGGQFFFTGTAIWQASGGVTNSGYIKLTDSTGQTAAVLFPDFDGGLVVKAFTFECMIKCGDWYGNSPADGFSVNYARGFDPIIAMVESGQDPGRGATTDGWAGSQDNGAAEIDLPEEGTQTGIGIGFDTWGTGSAPVGGSNGPNDVRGISVRVDGTQQTQVAMPDVLFQDGDAHDYANDATTLITGPFSNGGDTNAGAATVTINGVVLPAYGNPDNGDGTTAPPALGKRLNWVPLKVSVDETGLLNVFWKNVNIVSNLQTTFGPGPGRIIFGASTGGAMEFAGIDNIQITTVPSDKALVSSVLPLSTADGFRVIANDSGQSTVDINAPISLKLDGNSVTPTSVTKSNSVTTLLYQLPTGQVLPSASVHSVDVSFTDNFGIAVGATNRSFTVPTYKTVPTTYAVTGVDTTKPGFKVRPYQTALGQPNTLIWTEEQLFGSLGANTANLTQILDGQAIDSSGYYTITNPVNWNQVELSALNGNFTDNNGYPEIEVPGAPPASPASLAADYNNLSEEVVTFLHFPAAGLYKMGVNSDDGFKVTTGLNPKDTFSALDLGDFNAGRGSSDTLFNFFIQQAGDYPFRLIWENGGGGANCEWFTVNPDGSKVLINDPAGTNSTIKAYYSGPALAAYVSVNPQPNDAAVTPDTAVVAKVTDGTTQVTSATLSLNGGAPVTGAKSGGVTTATIPANPFLAPSSTNTATLVWTAGGVTTTNTWTFVVVPYVTLPANLASPIGSGDTTKPGFTVSAYQVNNANGDTENNNVGAEAELAGLYGPNVATLSAAGGTGWLSNNVFAVSTWINWDRGANDGSGGEDGNFRAPDFPEDPVPGITGGVGGATFEAVAEGVQTYVEFPTAGFYRMGVNSDDNFAITVAEGPPPPAISISGPTNTALAGVAMYLRPGVDGGGRINWGVQAAAPITAPIVYLTPGGINDPGPYPDVTGKIALLDRGGTNLVGNSTGGKVKNAQDRGAVAVLIDTPTDTGYSGYAGATRTDVTIPSFIIPNPTAAGLLKSYLTNGTAVTGTIRGDPAVSVGGFDNGRGATDTIVNFQVPQAGLYPMRLLFHQGGGGMNCEWFSLKADGSRVLVNDTANGGLKAYRARTFTPAPQFNATTISGSTVTISWTGTGTLQQATALTGNPSDWTDVSPQPGGNSYQITGATSGNKFFRLR; from the coding sequence ATGCGCAAACATCTATTCAAAAACATCGCTGCCGGGCTGTTGCTGGCTGCTTCCGCTCATGCCGCCACGGCGACTTTTGATTTAAACACCGACCCGACAGGAGGTGGACAGTTTTTTTTCACCGGTACCGCGATTTGGCAGGCGTCAGGCGGTGTGACCAACAGCGGCTACATCAAGCTTACTGATAGCACAGGCCAAACGGCTGCAGTGCTGTTTCCGGACTTCGATGGCGGCTTGGTCGTCAAAGCCTTCACTTTCGAATGTATGATCAAGTGCGGCGACTGGTATGGCAATTCACCGGCCGATGGTTTCAGTGTCAACTACGCGCGGGGTTTTGACCCGATTATTGCGATGGTGGAATCAGGCCAGGATCCGGGTCGAGGGGCTACTACTGATGGCTGGGCAGGCAGCCAGGACAATGGCGCGGCCGAAATTGACTTGCCCGAGGAAGGAACGCAAACGGGCATTGGCATCGGGTTCGACACGTGGGGGACTGGTAGCGCACCCGTCGGAGGAAGTAATGGCCCGAACGACGTTCGAGGCATCAGCGTGCGCGTGGACGGGACGCAGCAGACGCAGGTCGCCATGCCGGACGTATTGTTCCAGGACGGCGACGCACACGACTACGCAAATGACGCCACCACACTCATCACCGGCCCGTTCTCGAACGGCGGCGATACAAATGCGGGTGCCGCCACCGTTACCATTAATGGTGTGGTCCTGCCGGCTTACGGAAATCCTGACAATGGCGATGGCACGACCGCGCCTCCAGCGCTGGGCAAGAGGCTGAACTGGGTTCCGCTCAAGGTCTCGGTGGATGAAACCGGCCTATTGAATGTGTTCTGGAAAAACGTAAACATCGTGAGCAATTTGCAAACGACTTTTGGTCCGGGGCCGGGTCGCATCATCTTTGGCGCGAGCACCGGTGGGGCAATGGAATTCGCTGGCATAGATAACATCCAGATCACGACAGTTCCTTCGGACAAGGCGCTGGTCAGCAGCGTATTGCCCCTGTCTACTGCTGATGGTTTCAGAGTTATCGCCAACGATTCCGGACAGAGTACCGTGGACATCAACGCGCCGATTTCTCTTAAACTGGACGGCAATTCGGTGACCCCTACCTCGGTAACGAAGAGTAACTCCGTAACAACCCTTCTTTATCAGTTGCCAACCGGGCAAGTGCTCCCCTCGGCCTCGGTACACTCGGTTGATGTCTCGTTCACGGATAATTTTGGGATTGCGGTCGGCGCGACAAATCGAAGCTTTACAGTCCCGACGTATAAGACAGTGCCGACTACATACGCCGTAACCGGGGTTGATACGACGAAGCCAGGATTCAAGGTCAGGCCTTATCAGACTGCGCTGGGACAGCCCAACACCCTGATCTGGACGGAAGAACAATTGTTCGGCTCGCTCGGGGCGAACACGGCGAACCTGACGCAGATTCTGGACGGCCAAGCGATTGACTCCAGCGGATATTACACCATTACGAATCCGGTCAACTGGAATCAAGTAGAACTATCTGCGTTGAATGGCAATTTCACTGACAACAACGGCTATCCAGAGATAGAGGTTCCAGGCGCGCCGCCAGCGAGTCCTGCTAGTTTAGCGGCTGATTACAACAACCTGTCGGAGGAAGTGGTCACCTTTTTGCACTTCCCGGCGGCTGGTCTTTACAAGATGGGTGTCAACAGTGATGACGGATTCAAAGTCACCACCGGACTCAATCCAAAGGATACGTTTTCCGCGCTGGATCTGGGCGATTTTAACGCCGGTCGCGGCTCATCGGACACGCTTTTCAATTTCTTCATCCAGCAGGCGGGAGATTATCCTTTCCGTCTGATCTGGGAGAACGGCGGTGGTGGCGCCAATTGCGAATGGTTCACGGTCAATCCGGACGGGAGCAAGGTGTTGATCAACGACCCTGCTGGGACGAATTCCACCATCAAGGCCTACTACAGTGGCCCGGCCCTGGCGGCCTACGTTTCAGTTAATCCCCAGCCCAACGATGCTGCTGTGACTCCTGATACTGCAGTGGTCGCGAAGGTGACCGATGGGACCACGCAGGTGACCTCGGCGACATTAAGCTTGAACGGCGGCGCACCGGTGACGGGCGCGAAATCCGGCGGCGTGACCACCGCGACCATCCCGGCAAACCCGTTCTTGGCGCCGAGTTCAACCAACACCGCGACGCTGGTGTGGACGGCGGGGGGAGTGACGACAACGAACACCTGGACATTTGTGGTGGTGCCGTACGTCACGTTGCCGGCGAATTTGGCGAGCCCAATTGGGTCAGGTGATACCACCAAACCCGGATTCACCGTGAGCGCTTATCAGGTGAACAACGCCAACGGCGACACGGAGAACAACAATGTGGGCGCGGAAGCAGAGCTTGCCGGCTTGTATGGTCCGAACGTTGCCACGCTGAGCGCGGCCGGTGGCACGGGCTGGCTGAGCAACAACGTGTTTGCGGTGAGCACTTGGATCAACTGGGACCGCGGTGCCAATGACGGCAGCGGTGGTGAGGACGGCAACTTCCGAGCCCCTGACTTTCCGGAGGATCCGGTACCGGGTATCACGGGTGGCGTCGGTGGTGCGACTTTCGAAGCCGTGGCTGAAGGCGTCCAGACCTATGTCGAATTCCCGACGGCGGGCTTTTACCGCATGGGCGTCAACAGTGATGACAACTTCGCCATTACCGTGGCCGAAGGACCTCCCCCTCCGGCCATCAGCATCAGTGGACCAACCAATACGGCGCTCGCGGGCGTCGCCATGTATTTGCGTCCTGGCGTGGATGGCGGCGGCAGAATTAATTGGGGAGTGCAAGCAGCCGCGCCGATAACCGCGCCGATCGTTTATCTGACGCCTGGTGGAATCAATGATCCGGGTCCGTATCCCGACGTGACTGGCAAGATCGCCCTATTGGATCGCGGCGGTACCAACTTGGTTGGTAACAGCACGGGCGGCAAGGTGAAGAATGCGCAGGATCGTGGCGCTGTCGCAGTCTTGATCGACACTCCGACAGACACCGGATATTCCGGTTACGCGGGTGCCACCCGGACGGATGTTACCATTCCGTCCTTCATCATACCGAACCCGACGGCGGCCGGTTTGCTCAAGTCGTATCTGACCAACGGCACGGCGGTGACGGGCACCATTCGGGGTGATCCGGCGGTCTCTGTTGGCGGGTTTGACAACGGTCGTGGCGCCACAGATACGATCGTAAACTTCCAGGTGCCACAAGCAGGCCTGTATCCGATGCGACTGCTGTTCCATCAGGGCGGCGGTGGGATGAATTGCGAATGGTTCTCCCTGAAGGCCGACGGCTCGCGAGTGCTGGTCAACGACACGGCGAACGGTGGACTGAAGGCTTATCGGGCGCGGACGTTCACGCCGGCGCCGCAGTTCAACGCGACGACGATCTCCGGCAGCACCGTGACCATTTCATGGACGGGCACGGGCACGTTGCAACAGGCAACCGCGCTGACGGGCAACCCGAGCGACTGGACGGACGTGAGTCCGCAGCCCGGCGGCAACAGCTACCAGATCACTGGAGCCACCAGCGGCAACAAATTCTTCCGGCTGAGGTAG